The following are encoded together in the Hoplias malabaricus isolate fHopMal1 chromosome 3, fHopMal1.hap1, whole genome shotgun sequence genome:
- the LOC136690785 gene encoding uromodulin-like codes for MSPLLQLSLVALLFVEICEDLKCTLGEICQKKDGQVGCACALPALRKNPDTFDAIQQCESLSGSLSLSRCQLFEAGYPAYTLHLNDLKCKGDISTGRVVFKFNVEKEDCGTELKTNKTHFIYENAVQKSNSLDSHEVISRKSWLNIDFSCVYPLIKTISMPMSIVAKENVVNKVLPGLEAIYTVQMYPCGDPSCSSPYSGELMIEENKPVYVGVTVEGVDKDVFSAVLDRCWATPDSNKDNSVYWDLIDNGCPNPHDATVQVYNNGASTFNRFSFNMFTFTYKSKRVFLHCEVKLCLRKNGRCVQRCDNSSEEKDDDDSKRHRRSMDFHDTAAISMGF; via the exons ATGAGTCCTCTGCTTCAGCTCAGTTTGGTCGCTCTACTCTTTGTGG AAATATGTGAGGATCTGAAATGCactttgggtgaaatatgtcaaAAGAAAGATGGACAAGTCGGCTGTGCCTGTGCTTTGCCTGCATTAAGGAAGAACCCTGACACTTTCG ATGCCATACAGCAATGTGAAAGCCTTTCTGGATCTCTCTCACTGTCCCGCTGTCAGCTCTTTGAAGCTGGATACCCTGCATATACCCTCCACCTGAATGATCTTAAGTGCAAAGGAGACATCTCAACTGGCAGAGTGGTATTCAAATTTAATGTTGAAAAAGAAGACTGTGGCACAGAGCTGAAG ACTAACAAGACCCACTTCATCTACGAGAACGCTGTGCAGAAATCCAATAGCCTTGACTCACATGAAGTGATCAGTCGTAAAAGCTGGCTGAACATTGACTTCTCCTGCGTGTATCCACTCATTAAGACCATCTCCATGCCCATGTCCATTGTGGCAAAAGAAAA TGTGGTCAACAAGGTCCTGCCTGGTCTAGAGGCTATATATACGGTCCAGATGTACCCCTGTGGTGATCCTTCATGCAGCAGCCCATACAGCGGTGAACTGATGATTGAAGAAAATAAGCCAGTCTATGTGGGAGTGACTGTGGAAGGAGTCGACAAGGATGTGTTCTCTGCTGTGCTGGACAGATGCTGGGCCACTCCAGACAGTAACAAAGACAACAGTGTGTACTGGGACCTGATTGATAACGG ATGTCCCAACCCTCATGATGCCACTGTGCAAGTGTATAATAACGGAGCCTCAACATTCAACCGATTCTCCTTCAACATGTTCACCTTCACGTACAAGTCAAAAAGAGTTTTCCTGCACTGTGAAGTTAAACTGTGCCTACGGAAGAATGGACGCTGCGTTCAG CGGTGCGACAATAGTAGTGAGGAAAAGGATGACGATGATTCAAAAAGACACCGCCGATCTATGGATTTCCACGACACAGCTGCCATCAGCATGGGCTTCTGA